One window of Metopolophium dirhodum isolate CAU chromosome 3, ASM1992520v1, whole genome shotgun sequence genomic DNA carries:
- the LOC132942106 gene encoding uncharacterized protein LOC132942106 encodes MNNWTDPHTIRYCESSEVSPTTLFIPPHVTPRAGRRSRHRWTTGERDCKGGGLRSARQEEISTRQQGRRTPVGPSKGRTNQHDRSTLSASEAFDLVTNALIEPTTKKQKVADDRQTSHASAQTPCSSDWSVRLREKLNKARSTLKAVAADTKKLMQRTSDPDLRNHIEKILNRTSDAYSTVDSLLEKNGDVADLPGPTTGKSTSDASTDMELTPAHWESLARRTAAANRQKRPPNPSAHLPPPDTEADTGMETEAEDWSRVVGRRSRRPKTTTAAANRPPAAPPQPSGFSKKAPAILVRNAEGKSFRDTVLAVRNCGLSREELGASITMRQTRDGSLLLELPKGASSTTAARNLVSAMSDRLGQAIGKVHQLGIQVEVEVLDIDAAATGQEVLEALRNAIPGQDDPTSKVDRDAISDVRIWGTRSGQQIATAKMPKHLASAITRVPIGWTMCRVRPRTLAPTRCFRCHAFGHNTRDCKAADRTGACWRCGVIGHAMKDCVEADDRCVACESAGLPKVPHKPGSGACAARKMSAGHKAGQ; translated from the exons ATGAACAACTGGACAGACCCTCACACTATTCGCTACTGCGAGTCGTCGGAGGTGTCACCGACCACGTTGTTCATCCCCCCACATGTGACACCACGGGCGGGACGGCGATCACGGCATCGCTGGACAACTGGAGAACGAGACTgcaagggcggcggactccggtcggcccgaCAAGAGGAGATCAGCACGAGACAgcaagggcggcggactccggtcggcccgtCAAAAGGACGAACGAACCAGCACGA CCGCTCGACCTTAAGCGCTTCGGAAGCATTTGACTTGGTCACCAATGCTCTGATCGAACCGACgactaaaaaacaaaaggtgGCGGACGACCGCCAGACCAGCCACGCATCGGCGCAGACACCCTGTAGCAGCGACTGGAGTGTCAGGCTGAGGGAGAAGTTGAACAAGGCCAGGTCCACCCTGAAGGCAGTCGCCGCTGACACAAAGAAACTAATGCAGAGGACCTCGGACCCAGACCTGCGTAACCACATCGAAAAAATCCTGAACCGCACCAGCGACGCCTACAGCACGGTCGACTCCCTACTGGAGAAGAACGGCGACGTTGCGGACCTGCCCGGACCCACCACCGGAAAGTCCACGTCGGACGCCTCCACTGACATGGAGCTCACCCCAGCGCACTGGGAGAGTCTTGCAAGGAGAACAGCTGCGGCCAACCGTCAAAAGCGTCCACCGAATCCATCCGCCCACCTTCCCCCCCCGGACACCGAGGCCGACACCGGCATGGAGACCGAGGCCGAAGACTGGTCCAGGGTCGTTGGTAGGCGTTCAAGAAGACCGAAAACAACGACGGCTGCGGCCAACCGTCCTCCGGCCGCACCACCGCAGCCGTCGGGGTTTTCGAAGAAGGCCCCAGCCATCCTCGTCAGAAACGCCGAGGGTAAGAGTTTCCGCGACACGGTGCTGGCGGTCCGCAACTGTGGACTATCTAGGGAGGAACTCGGGGCCAGCATCACGATGAGGCAGACGCGAGACGGCAGCTTACTTTTGGAGCTTCCAAAGGGGGCGAGCTCCACCACCGCGGCTAGGAACCTAGTGTCGGCCATGTCGGATAGGCTCGGTCAAGCCATCGGCAAGGTCCACCAGCTCGGTATACAGGTGGAGGTTGAAGTCCTGGACATCGACGCTGCGGCCACAGGCCAGGAGGTGCTGGAGGCCCTCCGCAACGCCATCCCAGGGCAGGACGACCCGACGTCGAAGGTCGACCGTGACGCCATCAGCGACGTCCGAATATGGGGCACCCGATCCGGCCAACAGATCGCCACGGCCAAAATGCCCAAGCACCTGGCCTCCGCCATCACCAGGGTCCCGATCGGGTGGACCATGTGTCGAGTGCGCCCTAGGACCCTCGCCCCGACCAGATGCTTCCGCTGCCACGCGTTCGGCCACAATACCCGGGATTGCAAGGCTGCCGACAGAACCGGGGCATGCTGGAGGTGTGGCGTCATCGGGCACGCCATGAAGGACTGCGTCGAAGCCGACGACCGCTGCGTAGCCTGCGAGTCTGCTGGACTCCCGAAGGTTCCGCACAAACCGGGCTCGGGCGCCTGCGCCGCGAGAAAGATGTCGGCAGGTCACAAAGCAGGCCAATGA